From one Treponema denticola genomic stretch:
- a CDS encoding RipA family octameric membrane protein codes for MADTTKDRPTAKDIYDYLWRGRDFELEHLWQRSVFLAVFLLGIASAYALYIKDIFIPHLSQNQITATLNAGKTEVDGSTKYTLIIDPNSNLEIEASIKKDKPFSALFTPGAVPILICLLGIIFSVLWIIMGKGSKAWYELYESNLAKMSDNPRFWKDEAEGESELDKIFCNKRTGRYTEYLFGHLQNRHGGPIDKKLFSTAAGSFSVSKVNIMIGIISLKFFIVALFFHIYWLCKNLFADPLPPIFIIFPITALFLFLLFTRLKKKLGSSYFDN; via the coding sequence ATGGCTGATACAACAAAGGATAGACCCACCGCAAAGGATATTTACGATTATCTTTGGCGAGGCAGAGATTTTGAGCTTGAACATCTTTGGCAGAGGTCTGTCTTTCTTGCAGTTTTTTTATTGGGCATTGCAAGCGCCTATGCCCTTTATATAAAAGACATCTTTATTCCCCACTTAAGCCAAAATCAAATTACTGCAACACTTAATGCAGGCAAAACAGAGGTAGACGGCTCAACGAAGTATACACTAATCATAGATCCAAACAGTAACCTCGAAATTGAGGCTTCAATTAAAAAAGATAAGCCGTTTTCGGCACTTTTTACGCCGGGTGCAGTTCCCATACTTATCTGTCTTTTAGGTATAATCTTTTCGGTGCTTTGGATTATAATGGGCAAGGGCTCAAAGGCTTGGTATGAACTCTACGAAAGCAATCTAGCAAAGATGAGCGATAACCCACGATTTTGGAAAGATGAAGCTGAAGGCGAATCTGAGCTCGATAAAATCTTTTGCAACAAAAGAACCGGAAGATACACCGAATACCTATTCGGGCATCTTCAAAATCGCCACGGCGGCCCTATAGATAAAAAACTCTTTTCGACCGCTGCAGGTTCTTTTTCGGTTTCTAAGGTCAACATAATGATAGGCATAATAAGCCTAAAGTTTTTTATCGTTGCCTTATTTTTTCATATTTATTGGCTTTGTAAAAACCTCTTTGCCGACCCGCTGCCGCCCATTTTCATCATCTTTCCTATAACAGCCTTGTTTCTCTTTTTGCTTTTTACCCGCTTAAAGAAAAAACTCGGCTCCTCGTATTTTGATAATTAG
- the tkt gene encoding transketolase → MKNELEAIALSIRSLSMDAIEKANSGHPGLPLGAAELGAALYAKILKHNPKNPDWKDRDRFVLSAGHGSMLLYSALHISGYDVSIEDIKSFRQLGSKCPGHPEYGDTPGVETTTGPLGQGISTAVGMAIAEKMLAARFNTAEHKIVDHYTYALVGEGCLMEGVSSESSSLAGHLKLGKLIVYYDENKITIDGSTDLTFTENIEERYKAYGWQVLRGSMYSFEDIERLTLEAKKDERPTLIILKSVIGQGAPTVAGKNKAHGAPLGKDGIAKAKKNLLLEGKGDFYVAEEAYAFFKKRNEELALAEAEWNKTFEVWSKANPEKRKEWDLSFAKGGADETLVKSVKLPEFKKDESIATRAASKKALNEFAKVLPNLVGGSADLEGPNAVGLDGISAFSHQNPSGRYIYFGIREFAMGTITNGIQLHGGFRAFCATFLVFADYLRPALRLAALMKLPSIYVFTHDSIFVGEDGPTHQPIELLASLRAIPNLLVLRPADAEETGEAWKQALLHKDGPVCLILSRQNLPVLEKSDLFWRELIKNGAYIVKDVEASACGCTLGKPDRTPDVTVLATGSEVSMAVKAASLVKDKKVRVVSVMSKERFENSPKDFKHGVLGGCKKNIRVITAEAGVAQGWEGWTGCKCDNFSIESFGTSAPGAKAAEHLGFTSENLAKLIEKG, encoded by the coding sequence ATGAAAAACGAACTGGAAGCTATTGCTCTTTCAATCAGAAGTCTTTCGATGGACGCAATCGAAAAAGCCAATTCAGGGCATCCGGGGCTCCCTTTGGGAGCAGCCGAATTGGGTGCTGCCCTGTATGCTAAAATCTTAAAACACAATCCTAAAAATCCGGATTGGAAAGACAGGGACCGCTTTGTGCTTTCTGCAGGCCATGGTTCGATGCTTTTGTATTCCGCCTTGCATATTTCAGGCTACGATGTTTCAATAGAAGATATAAAAAGTTTTAGGCAGCTCGGCTCCAAATGTCCGGGGCATCCCGAATACGGCGATACTCCCGGTGTTGAAACCACCACAGGGCCCTTGGGTCAAGGAATTTCTACAGCTGTAGGTATGGCTATTGCCGAAAAAATGCTTGCCGCCCGCTTTAACACAGCCGAGCATAAAATAGTAGACCATTATACTTATGCCCTTGTAGGGGAGGGCTGTTTGATGGAGGGCGTTTCCTCCGAAAGTTCCAGTTTGGCAGGCCACTTAAAATTAGGAAAGCTCATCGTTTATTATGATGAAAATAAGATTACTATCGACGGTTCGACCGACTTAACCTTTACCGAAAATATCGAAGAAAGGTACAAGGCATACGGCTGGCAGGTATTGCGGGGTTCGATGTACTCCTTTGAAGATATTGAACGCCTGACTCTTGAAGCCAAAAAAGATGAAAGGCCGACTCTTATTATCTTAAAGTCCGTTATAGGTCAGGGGGCTCCGACGGTTGCAGGCAAAAACAAGGCACACGGCGCTCCCTTAGGAAAAGACGGCATTGCCAAAGCCAAGAAAAATCTTTTACTCGAAGGAAAAGGCGACTTTTATGTTGCAGAAGAAGCTTATGCTTTCTTTAAAAAGAGAAATGAAGAGCTGGCTCTTGCTGAAGCCGAATGGAATAAAACCTTTGAAGTCTGGTCAAAGGCCAATCCAGAAAAAAGAAAAGAATGGGATCTTTCCTTTGCCAAAGGCGGAGCTGATGAAACCCTTGTAAAATCTGTAAAGCTCCCAGAATTCAAAAAAGATGAAAGCATTGCAACCCGTGCTGCCTCAAAAAAGGCCTTAAACGAGTTTGCAAAAGTTCTTCCCAATCTTGTAGGCGGTTCTGCCGACTTGGAAGGCCCCAATGCCGTAGGCTTGGACGGAATCTCAGCATTTTCTCATCAAAATCCTTCGGGAAGATACATTTATTTCGGCATCAGGGAATTTGCAATGGGGACTATCACAAACGGCATTCAGCTTCACGGAGGTTTTAGGGCATTTTGTGCGACCTTCTTGGTCTTTGCCGATTATTTACGCCCGGCTCTCCGCCTTGCTGCCCTTATGAAGCTTCCTTCAATCTATGTTTTTACCCATGATTCAATCTTTGTAGGGGAGGACGGCCCCACCCATCAGCCCATAGAACTTTTAGCCTCATTGCGGGCTATTCCGAATCTGCTTGTTTTACGCCCTGCCGATGCGGAGGAAACAGGGGAGGCGTGGAAGCAGGCTCTCTTACACAAGGACGGCCCCGTCTGCTTAATCTTAAGCCGCCAGAATTTACCTGTCTTGGAAAAGAGCGATCTTTTTTGGAGGGAATTGATTAAAAACGGTGCATACATTGTAAAGGATGTAGAAGCTTCGGCTTGCGGCTGTACGCTAGGCAAGCCGGATAGAACTCCTGACGTAACTGTTTTGGCTACGGGTTCCGAGGTAAGTATGGCAGTAAAGGCTGCAAGTCTTGTAAAGGATAAAAAGGTCAGAGTTGTCTCCGTTATGTCGAAAGAAAGATTTGAAAACTCGCCAAAGGATTTTAAACATGGAGTTTTAGGCGGATGTAAAAAGAATATCCGTGTTATTACCGCCGAGGCGGGAGTCGCCCAAGGCTGGGAAGGCTGGACAGGCTGCAAGTGCGATAATTTTTCGATTGAGAGTTTCGGCACCTCAGCTCCCGGAGCCAAGGCCGCAGAACACCTAGGCTTTACGTCAGAAAACTTGGCAAAGCTGATAGAGAAGGGGTAG
- a CDS encoding hemerythrin family protein produces MSEIRYFEWEDSLSVGYNTIDLHHKKLLTIMGQFKNLFDLPQEEYKLKIGKILKSLSDYTYYHFEEEEKIMNEYGYPDLKKHAEIHKSFIKKIREAIIPLASGNIETGLKFYDFLGRWLVEHIAGADHEWSEYIHKEHPKAQF; encoded by the coding sequence ATGAGTGAAATTAGATATTTTGAATGGGAAGACTCATTAAGCGTAGGGTATAATACAATAGATTTACATCATAAAAAACTTTTAACCATCATGGGACAGTTTAAAAATTTATTTGACTTACCTCAAGAAGAATACAAACTAAAAATAGGTAAAATACTAAAAAGTTTATCCGATTACACCTATTATCATTTTGAAGAAGAAGAAAAAATAATGAATGAATACGGTTATCCCGATTTAAAAAAACATGCAGAAATACATAAATCGTTTATAAAAAAGATAAGAGAAGCAATTATTCCTTTAGCTTCCGGAAATATCGAAACGGGTCTTAAATTTTACGATTTTTTGGGCAGGTGGCTTGTTGAACATATAGCCGGCGCCGATCACGAATGGTCGGAATATATCCATAAAGAACATCCCAAAGCCCAATTTTAA
- the recN gene encoding DNA repair protein RecN, producing the protein MLENISVKNIALIDNLFVEFENGLNVLSGETGAGKSILIGSLTLLLGGKTSTDLIRSGTDEAVVSGSFFIGTEHSEALKWLAEHGIEPEDNRILLRRNLKQNGRSNAWIQSTPVTRNELEDFTSLLVDIHGQHDHQSLFRIAEHRRFLDSFAGINNGVKMFTSLYAELAEKRTELENLNLSEKELAEKQELLQFAIDEITKAKLKEDEKEELEAEEKRLNQFEKLFEALNTASQLFSDESGIISLTKKAMHNLETAKNCDEELEDLSKRLETGYYELDDISSSIDSYLSKLTFNPERVEQVQERLSLIYKLTKKYGATIHDVLNYAQNAEEQLEGLSKREAGKSELEQKIGILQSKLLKLGRILSEKRKEASSKLQKEVEEVLSNLGMPKTKFQVRVDTRLPEGNRLSANPYGFDDIEFMISPNAGEPLRPLAKIASGGELSRVMLALKTVLAEGDEADTLIFDEIDTGIGGEVAVNVASHMKKLSKKKQILCITHLAVIASHADNHIKIEKNTIGQTTKTSAAAVSGKTRLEEIARMLAGDELSEASLRHAEELLLKYVR; encoded by the coding sequence ATGCTTGAAAATATATCGGTAAAAAACATAGCTTTAATAGACAACCTCTTTGTAGAATTCGAAAACGGTTTAAATGTTTTAAGCGGTGAAACAGGCGCCGGAAAGTCGATATTAATCGGCTCCTTAACTCTTTTACTTGGAGGAAAAACATCTACTGACCTTATACGCTCAGGTACTGATGAAGCCGTAGTATCGGGAAGCTTTTTTATCGGAACTGAACACAGCGAGGCCTTAAAATGGCTTGCAGAACATGGAATCGAACCTGAAGATAACCGCATTCTTCTCCGCCGCAATTTAAAACAAAACGGCCGATCCAATGCTTGGATACAGAGTACACCGGTAACAAGGAACGAACTTGAAGACTTCACCTCTCTTTTGGTGGATATCCACGGCCAGCACGATCATCAGTCTCTTTTTAGAATTGCAGAACACCGCCGTTTTTTGGACAGCTTTGCAGGCATAAACAACGGAGTGAAAATGTTTACCTCTCTTTATGCCGAACTTGCTGAAAAAAGAACAGAGCTTGAAAACTTAAACCTTTCCGAAAAAGAACTTGCCGAAAAACAAGAGCTTTTGCAGTTTGCCATCGATGAAATAACAAAGGCAAAATTGAAAGAAGACGAAAAAGAAGAACTTGAAGCTGAAGAAAAAAGATTAAACCAATTCGAAAAACTCTTTGAAGCCTTAAACACGGCTTCTCAGCTTTTTTCCGATGAGTCGGGTATCATCAGCCTTACAAAAAAAGCAATGCATAACCTTGAAACTGCAAAAAATTGCGATGAAGAGCTTGAAGACCTTTCAAAAAGGCTTGAAACCGGCTACTACGAATTGGACGATATAAGTTCTTCTATAGATTCCTATCTTTCAAAGCTGACCTTTAATCCTGAAAGGGTGGAACAAGTACAAGAAAGGCTTTCTTTAATATATAAGTTGACAAAAAAATACGGGGCAACGATACACGATGTCTTAAACTATGCGCAAAATGCCGAAGAACAGCTTGAAGGACTTTCCAAACGGGAGGCCGGAAAATCGGAGCTTGAACAGAAAATAGGAATTTTGCAGTCAAAGCTTTTAAAACTGGGAAGAATCCTATCCGAAAAACGCAAAGAGGCATCTTCAAAACTCCAAAAGGAGGTTGAAGAAGTTCTTTCCAATTTAGGCATGCCCAAAACTAAATTTCAAGTTAGAGTGGACACTCGGCTCCCTGAAGGAAACAGGCTCTCGGCAAATCCTTACGGTTTTGACGATATCGAGTTTATGATAAGCCCCAATGCCGGGGAACCATTGCGGCCTCTTGCCAAAATTGCATCAGGGGGAGAGCTTTCTCGCGTTATGCTTGCCTTAAAAACGGTACTTGCGGAAGGAGATGAAGCGGACACCCTAATATTTGATGAAATCGATACCGGCATCGGCGGAGAAGTTGCGGTAAATGTAGCTTCCCATATGAAAAAGTTGTCGAAAAAAAAGCAAATTCTTTGTATCACTCACCTTGCGGTAATCGCATCTCATGCCGATAATCACATTAAGATAGAAAAGAATACGATAGGGCAAACTACCAAAACCTCGGCAGCAGCTGTTTCAGGTAAGACAAGGCTTGAAGAAATAGCAAGAATGCTGGCCGGAGACGAATTAAGTGAGGCATCTCTCAGACATGCTGAAGAGCTTCTATTAAAATATGTCCGATAG
- a CDS encoding HD domain-containing protein, translated as MIFTTKTVLKLFEAFSIQRWNDLIRPFEIVEMDKTAEKTFLAYIIGKYEEKKGKKIDWDRIIDGSVFDILRKIALCDIKAPVQRRIRKEYPEEYKKINEWIFEKYNDIFPDGEFKAKFHSYLFEEPDKDDITWKVSRAAHKYSTIREFEMLKPVNEAFRLTEIDGFLKEEICEFMDLTGIQLLLANQNPHKLITEIEKLRFQVRWNQTPRVPPTTVLGHSFYVAALTLLMCYDLNINKERRYNNFFSALFHDLPEAVTRDIISPVKQATDHLPAVVKEIEERIVKDELLPLMDESFIDEVMYYISDEFENRVIVNKQVKIVSFEELSQKYADKEFKATDGRLVRVADQIAAFVEAESSIKYGITSKHLEEGRKNILGAYPVGTKINNLSTDVFFNAYR; from the coding sequence ATGATTTTTACGACAAAAACCGTTTTAAAATTATTTGAGGCTTTCTCAATCCAGCGCTGGAACGATCTTATCCGGCCCTTTGAAATAGTCGAAATGGATAAAACTGCCGAAAAAACTTTTTTAGCCTATATAATCGGAAAATATGAAGAAAAAAAAGGTAAAAAAATCGATTGGGATAGGATAATCGACGGTTCCGTTTTTGATATTTTAAGAAAAATAGCCCTTTGCGATATAAAGGCACCGGTGCAAAGAAGAATCCGAAAAGAATACCCTGAGGAATATAAAAAAATTAACGAATGGATATTCGAAAAATATAATGATATTTTTCCCGACGGAGAATTTAAGGCTAAATTTCATTCATATCTATTTGAAGAACCCGATAAAGATGATATAACATGGAAGGTTTCACGGGCCGCACATAAATATTCTACAATAAGAGAATTTGAAATGCTTAAACCGGTTAATGAGGCTTTCCGTTTAACCGAAATTGACGGCTTTCTAAAGGAAGAAATCTGCGAGTTTATGGATTTAACCGGAATTCAGCTTCTCCTTGCAAACCAAAATCCTCATAAACTTATAACCGAAATAGAAAAATTGAGATTTCAAGTCAGATGGAACCAGACGCCGCGTGTTCCTCCGACAACGGTATTGGGGCACTCCTTTTATGTTGCAGCCCTAACCCTTTTAATGTGTTACGATTTAAACATTAATAAGGAAAGAAGATATAACAATTTTTTTTCGGCCCTATTTCATGATCTTCCTGAAGCGGTTACAAGGGATATTATTTCGCCCGTAAAACAGGCAACGGATCACTTGCCCGCCGTAGTAAAAGAAATTGAAGAGCGCATAGTAAAGGACGAGCTTTTACCCTTGATGGACGAATCTTTTATAGATGAGGTTATGTATTATATATCCGATGAATTTGAAAACAGGGTTATTGTAAACAAACAGGTAAAAATTGTAAGTTTTGAAGAGTTATCGCAAAAATATGCCGATAAGGAATTTAAGGCTACGGATGGACGCTTGGTAAGGGTTGCCGACCAGATAGCAGCCTTTGTTGAGGCTGAAAGCTCAATCAAATACGGAATTACCTCCAAGCATTTGGAAGAAGGCCGTAAAAACATACTGGGAGCTTATCCCGTAGGAACAAAGATAAATAATTTAAGCACGGATGTATTTTTTAATGCATACCGATAA
- a CDS encoding cyclic nucleotide-binding domain-containing protein, with protein sequence MNKVEMDRNIFFQEVKQTAIFSCIEDADLMQIIDFSEILSYERGESIITEGTENNGFFVLLSGKLEIVKNGKWGDVKIGILQNNASFGETSLFKDQPATATVNALAPSTILLISKEQFTAYINAHPKAGNVILTYIVFSLLQKLNTTNEERVQEKNIEFSPEDLASMVDMFSPQNTES encoded by the coding sequence ATGAACAAGGTAGAAATGGATAGAAACATTTTTTTTCAAGAAGTAAAACAAACAGCTATTTTTTCGTGCATTGAAGATGCGGATTTAATGCAGATAATAGATTTTTCTGAAATTCTTTCCTATGAACGAGGCGAAAGCATTATTACCGAAGGCACCGAAAATAATGGCTTTTTTGTATTATTAAGCGGAAAACTTGAAATAGTAAAAAACGGAAAATGGGGAGATGTAAAAATAGGTATCTTACAAAACAATGCAAGTTTCGGTGAAACATCCCTCTTTAAAGATCAGCCTGCAACAGCCACCGTAAACGCCTTAGCCCCTTCGACAATCCTGCTCATTTCCAAAGAGCAATTTACAGCATATATAAACGCTCACCCAAAGGCCGGAAACGTTATCTTAACCTATATAGTTTTTAGTCTATTGCAAAAACTCAATACCACAAATGAAGAAAGGGTACAGGAAAAGAACATTGAATTCTCGCCTGAAGATTTGGCTTCTATGGTCGATATGTTTAGCCCTCAAAATACGGAATCATGA
- a CDS encoding M23 family metallopeptidase → MYKKNILRLLFFIFFSFFCFAEDIVHIIEKGDTLYSISKKYNTPVDSILKKNNLSDPSKIKIGQKLIIPVGSSAKSDKKTNAKTNSEDLTHIVQKGDTLYALAKKFGVKFSDILKLNGLNEKTPLKIGQILKIPQGKSQGTVQEQKSNSAQTNKQDKTSITKAGSDKEPQAVKPSTSTKQADSKLLWPVPASKVSYLSGKITGVVIDSVKGQAVKAVSSGKVVSTGPHRGFGQVVFVQSKTKHIYVYGGMEKIAVKKGDTIAVGQKLGELGVELLTGKARLYFMVYDKNKPIDPAKAPRGL, encoded by the coding sequence ATGTATAAAAAAAATATTTTACGTCTTTTATTTTTTATATTTTTCTCATTTTTCTGCTTTGCAGAAGATATCGTGCATATAATCGAAAAAGGAGACACCCTCTATTCTATCAGTAAAAAATATAACACGCCTGTAGATTCTATTCTCAAAAAAAATAATTTAAGCGATCCTTCAAAAATAAAAATAGGACAAAAACTGATAATTCCGGTAGGAAGTTCTGCAAAAAGCGATAAAAAAACTAATGCCAAGACCAATTCGGAGGATCTTACCCACATAGTACAAAAAGGGGATACCCTCTATGCCTTGGCCAAAAAATTCGGCGTTAAATTTTCCGATATCCTTAAACTAAACGGCCTTAATGAAAAAACACCCTTAAAAATAGGACAAATTTTAAAAATCCCTCAAGGTAAATCCCAAGGTACAGTACAAGAGCAGAAGAGCAATTCAGCCCAAACCAATAAGCAAGACAAGACCTCAATTACAAAGGCAGGCTCCGATAAGGAACCTCAGGCCGTAAAGCCGAGCACTTCTACAAAGCAAGCCGATTCCAAGCTCCTTTGGCCCGTTCCGGCCTCAAAAGTTTCCTATCTTTCAGGGAAAATAACCGGAGTCGTTATAGACTCGGTAAAAGGACAGGCCGTAAAGGCTGTAAGCTCGGGGAAGGTAGTATCTACAGGCCCGCACCGAGGCTTCGGGCAGGTCGTCTTTGTTCAATCTAAGACAAAACATATCTATGTTTACGGAGGAATGGAAAAAATCGCCGTAAAAAAAGGCGATACAATCGCCGTAGGCCAAAAGCTGGGAGAGCTGGGAGTAGAATTACTCACAGGCAAAGCAAGGCTTTACTTTATGGTCTACGATAAAAATAAACCCATTGATCCCGCAAAGGCTCCGAGAGGCCTATAG
- a CDS encoding HPF/RaiA family ribosome-associated protein, translating to MNINIQAVKFTMDEDQKKYLDQKFKRIEYADNLITDIQCFIKLDKKFIYDTTINFRWGGTAHVSTENYEFEAGVNKMMDIADQKVKKEKDKVQEKK from the coding sequence ATGAACATTAACATTCAAGCAGTAAAATTTACGATGGACGAGGATCAGAAAAAATATCTTGATCAAAAGTTTAAAAGAATTGAATATGCGGATAATCTTATTACCGATATTCAGTGCTTTATCAAACTGGATAAAAAGTTTATCTACGACACAACAATTAACTTTAGGTGGGGGGGCACGGCTCATGTTTCAACCGAAAACTATGAGTTTGAGGCCGGCGTCAATAAAATGATGGATATAGCCGACCAAAAAGTCAAAAAAGAAAAGGACAAGGTTCAAGAAAAGAAATAA
- the hprK gene encoding HPr(Ser) kinase/phosphatase — protein MANISFSVLNLLELDLKKHDSLELTCISGRMGLSNKILEPNINRPGLALSGFFDSFANERVQLFGRGEYAYLATLTEKKDLSTIEKMFSFKIPCCLFSNDLKPPKEFLEISDKHNCPILTSTLSSNELALRLLRILSNTFAPKISIHGVLVEVFGLGILIMGSSGVGKSETALELIERGHRLVADDVVEISCINGNTLVGRGANKIIGHHMEIRGLGIINIRQLYGIGAIREVKQIQLVAKLEEWDAEKVYDRLGTEELTTEILDVKIPLLEIPVKPGRNVPIILETAAKNERLKSMGYFSAREFSRNVLRWIETDSARTPYYTDDDTY, from the coding sequence ATGGCTAACATAAGCTTTTCGGTACTCAACCTTTTGGAATTAGACCTTAAAAAACATGACTCCCTTGAATTAACCTGTATATCGGGGAGAATGGGGCTTTCCAATAAGATTCTGGAACCCAATATCAACCGTCCGGGACTTGCCCTTTCAGGCTTTTTCGATTCATTTGCAAATGAAAGAGTGCAGCTTTTCGGCCGAGGAGAATATGCCTATCTTGCCACCCTTACGGAAAAAAAAGACCTGTCCACAATCGAAAAAATGTTTTCTTTTAAGATTCCCTGCTGTTTATTTTCAAACGATTTAAAACCTCCAAAGGAATTTTTAGAAATAAGCGATAAGCATAATTGCCCTATTTTGACTTCAACCCTTTCTTCAAATGAACTGGCCTTACGCCTATTACGAATCCTATCGAATACCTTTGCACCTAAAATTTCAATCCATGGAGTCTTGGTTGAAGTTTTCGGCCTAGGCATTCTCATAATGGGCAGCTCAGGAGTTGGAAAAAGCGAAACAGCCCTTGAGCTCATCGAAAGGGGGCACCGCCTCGTGGCCGACGATGTGGTCGAAATCTCCTGCATAAACGGAAATACCCTTGTAGGACGAGGAGCCAATAAGATTATAGGCCATCACATGGAAATCAGAGGTTTGGGTATAATAAACATACGACAGCTTTACGGCATAGGAGCTATACGGGAAGTTAAGCAGATTCAGCTGGTTGCGAAGCTTGAAGAATGGGATGCCGAAAAGGTTTATGATAGATTGGGAACTGAGGAACTTACAACTGAAATTCTTGATGTCAAAATTCCTCTCTTGGAAATACCGGTTAAACCCGGAAGGAATGTGCCGATTATTTTAGAAACGGCAGCTAAAAATGAAAGACTAAAGAGTATGGGGTATTTTTCTGCAAGAGAATTCAGCAGAAATGTTCTTAGATGGATCGAAACCGATTCTGCAAGAACACCCTACTACACTGATGACGACACCTATTAA
- a CDS encoding HPr family phosphocarrier protein yields the protein MISKIIKVQNRAGIHARPAALIAQKSNNFSSEIFLCREDAKINAKSVIGIITMAAAYGTELTLTCDGPDEKEACEAIETIFNNKFEEE from the coding sequence ATGATTTCAAAAATTATTAAGGTTCAAAATCGGGCCGGAATACATGCCCGCCCGGCAGCTCTTATTGCACAAAAATCGAACAATTTTTCTTCGGAGATTTTTTTATGCAGAGAAGATGCAAAAATCAATGCCAAATCGGTAATAGGAATTATAACTATGGCAGCAGCCTACGGCACAGAACTCACTCTTACCTGCGATGGGCCTGATGAAAAGGAAGCCTGCGAGGCAATCGAAACTATTTTTAACAATAAATTTGAAGAAGAATAA
- a CDS encoding TldD/PmbA family protein: MKYDDLKSHARLFSEYTELRVQENTAMSVAALNGDLVNNVQARKAGVCARSFKDGVWGFASSPEQTDEAIASSIKSASENVKFLAKKTGSGQAELPAFTGQGSYGKYDPSKDADQKEAIDFIKDLENYTAKKYPELQSRIFRISANGTERHLITSDKADAHTYISRANLMVSFKLLSEGQPIGLYDVFGGYGQFKNLFDKPNLYYSKIDEMVENLKQKAAGVYAKPGIHDVVLGPDLAGILAHEAIGHTTESDFVMSGSIAADFMNKEVATPLVTLVDFAYECKGKICPVPIWIDDEGVAAKDAVIIKDGILRSYMHNKQSAAIFKVDPTGNARANEFSDEPLVRMRNTAILPGKDKLKDMIASIDDGYYFVRSSNGQADSTSEFMFGVVLGYEIKNGKIGRAVKDCTIAGVAFDMLKTVTMVSDDMSWSNAGMCGKKQLINVGMGGPAIKCKIGVGGRE, encoded by the coding sequence ATGAAGTATGATGATTTAAAGAGCCATGCGAGGCTTTTTTCGGAGTACACCGAACTTAGGGTTCAAGAAAATACGGCTATGTCGGTTGCAGCCCTAAACGGTGATCTTGTAAACAATGTTCAAGCCCGAAAAGCCGGAGTTTGTGCCCGTTCTTTTAAGGACGGGGTATGGGGTTTTGCCTCATCACCCGAACAAACGGACGAGGCCATAGCCTCATCTATAAAATCGGCAAGCGAAAACGTTAAGTTTTTAGCTAAAAAAACGGGAAGCGGTCAAGCAGAACTTCCGGCCTTTACGGGACAAGGCTCCTACGGAAAATACGATCCTTCCAAGGATGCCGATCAAAAGGAAGCTATAGACTTTATAAAAGACCTTGAAAACTACACGGCAAAAAAATATCCTGAACTTCAATCAAGAATTTTTAGAATCTCGGCCAATGGAACCGAAAGGCATCTTATTACCTCAGACAAGGCTGATGCCCACACCTATATCTCAAGGGCAAATTTAATGGTGAGCTTTAAGCTCCTTTCGGAAGGCCAACCCATAGGCCTCTACGATGTATTCGGAGGCTACGGCCAATTTAAAAACCTCTTCGATAAGCCTAATCTTTACTATTCTAAAATAGATGAAATGGTTGAAAACCTAAAACAAAAGGCGGCCGGAGTCTATGCCAAGCCCGGTATTCACGATGTTGTACTCGGACCCGACCTTGCAGGTATCCTTGCCCATGAAGCAATAGGACATACCACAGAATCGGACTTCGTAATGTCCGGTTCCATTGCAGCAGACTTTATGAATAAGGAAGTTGCGACTCCATTGGTAACACTCGTAGACTTTGCCTACGAGTGTAAGGGCAAAATATGCCCCGTTCCGATTTGGATAGACGATGAGGGAGTTGCTGCAAAGGATGCCGTTATAATAAAGGACGGAATCTTACGATCCTATATGCATAACAAACAGTCGGCAGCCATCTTCAAGGTAGATCCTACAGGAAACGCCCGTGCAAACGAGTTTTCGGATGAGCCTTTGGTGCGTATGCGGAACACCGCCATTCTCCCCGGAAAAGATAAGCTAAAGGATATGATAGCAAGCATTGATGACGGCTACTATTTTGTACGCTCATCGAACGGGCAGGCCGACTCTACAAGCGAATTTATGTTCGGTGTAGTGCTCGGTTATGAAATTAAAAACGGAAAAATCGGCAGGGCCGTAAAGGACTGCACTATAGCGGGAGTAGCCTTCGACATGCTTAAAACCGTAACAATGGTAAGCGACGATATGAGTTGGAGCAATGCCGGCATGTGCGGAAAAAAGCAGCTCATCAATGTAGGAATGGGCGGCCCCGCAATCAAGTGTAAAATCGGAGTAGGAGGACGGGAATAA